GAAGAGTTAAGATGTAGATGTCCATAGTAAAGGTTTCTGATAAGCAGTCTAATTTTTCAATCTTACATTATTTTGCTTGTAGTCATTAGAattggaaaaggaaaatgaaGTGTGCGTTGTAGAGTAGTGTTTTTATGCACCCGTTGTTTCCACATCTGCTATTATTTTAAGATCTTTGACAGTGGCAAGCAATCAGAAACAAAAGCACTACATGAGCGTACATCCGCTTTTACTGCTTTTACTATATTAATGAAGTTGAGTTACTGAAAGGATCCGCCATCAGCCCCCAAATGCGACGCTACTGTAACAACCTAAGGAGCCTCGTTGAAGCCCATGTCGACGACGCATCGAATGCAGTCACCAGCCTAAAAAAAATGGGCCATCAGCACCAGTCATCTACCTCACCTATTCACAAGAAATAACTCACATGCATATCATCGAAGCCCTTGTTGATGCCTTCCAAAGTCTCATTGTGAGTGACAAACTCGTTGACCCAAAGTTTGCCCGCGAGATAGTCTTCCACGATACCAGGAAGCTCGGTTCGGCCCTTGACACCACCAAACGCTGAGCCCTTCCACACTCGACCAGTGACGAGCTGGAATCTATTCACCCAAGTATATCAGCCAATAGTATACAGTGAATCATGCGGGGAAGAACATACGGTCGAGTAGAGATTTCGGCACCGGCGGGGGCGACTCCGATAATGGTGCACACACCCCAGCCCTTGTGGCAGGCCTCAAGAGCGTTTCGCATTACGCCAACGTTACCGGTAGCGTCAAAGGTGAAGTCGAGACCACCATCCGTCTCCTCGATGAGATAATCGACAATGGTCTTGCCCTCGGGAAGGTCCTTGGGGTTAATAAAGTCGGCTATACACACCCATATGAGCTTGACGAAAGAGAATTGTAAGATAAAGACTCACTGGCACCAAACTTCACGGcccactccttcttcttggggtTGGTGTCAATAGCAAAGATCCTCTTGCAGCCCTTGGCCTTAGCACCCTGCAAAACACTCAAGCCGACACAGCCAACACCAAAGATGGCGACGTTAGAGCCCTCGATACCAGGAGACTTGGTGGCAGCACCATAGCCTGTGGTGATACCGCAACCaaggagacaagaagtCTTGAGAGGCGCTTTAGGGTTGATGGCGACGACGGAGAACTTGGAAACGACGGTGTACTGAGCGAAAGTGGAGCAACCCATCTATTACGAAGGTCAGCAAGTAGGCTatagaggaagaaaaaaagaaggaaaattTACAAAGTGCAAGATGTCTTGACCCTTGCACTTGAATCGGGTAGTCCCATCAGGCATCACACCCTTACCCTGGGTAGTTCGCACACGACCACAGAGATTGGTCTTTCCAGACTTGCAGAATTTGCATTCCCTGCACTCTGTGCAGTGATTTGTCAGCGAATGGCTAGTTGTAagcaccatcttctctcctaCCCCTGTCTCCTTGTGCGCGCCCCTTTGTGCCACCAAGCTTCTTTCGCAACTACTCTCCTAATGACTTGTTTTCTCTGCCCCTTCCAACTTCACCCTTAGACACAAATTTTGAATACCTACCAGCAGTGTAGAGAGGGACAACGTGGTCGCCAACCTTGACGTTATCAACCCCCTCGCCGACAGACTCGACGATACCACCACCCTCGTGTCCAAGGATGACGGGGAAGGCCCCCTCAGGGTCATTACCGGAGAGAGTGTAGGCATCACTATTAGAGCCAAAGCAAAATGCAACGGTTAGAATTCTCGCTCGTTTAGTTTTCACACAATTTGTGCAACATACGTGTGGCATAAACCAGTGCTAGATACACTTGTCAGAAATGTTTTGGAGTAGAGTGAGTTCGGTGACGAAAACGTACTAGAGGATCTTGATTCGGACCTCGCCATCCTTGGGCGGTGCAACTTCAACAGTCTCAATAGAAAGGGGCTTGCCTGACATTTGGTCAGTAAAGATATGTAGGGGACACAAAGGCTTTACATACCAGCCTCCCAAGCGATGGCAGCCTTGCAAGTGATAACCTTCTAGAGGTCAGTTGTAAGTCTGCTTGATGAAATAACAGTATACTCACTTGGCCTTCGGTAGACATGTTAAATGCTAGAGATAGAGGTGAAACGATGGAAGATGTAAGAGGTATAAGCAAATGGAGACTTTGACAAAAGATTGTAAAGCGCATGACATCAATCGTGAGCGGAATCTTTTTTATTTGCCGGTGGAGGCATgtaataaataataataatagtAGGAGGCGATCAGCTCCGCGCTCGGCTCTACGTAGCTTCCGTCCGTCTACTACCACATCCACTGCTCCTCCCGTACTCGTCGTTAGCAATCAAAAGGAGGACTCACAGAAGCGTGAAAAGCCAGCAGCAAgtgtcttcttcattcacCACCGAAGGCATAGGTTGGCCGTTGTAATCATGAGCTTGTTTCGTTTTACCTTTTGCGAACAAGCCCACAATCGGCGTCGAGTGAAGATAGTCAATCTCGCCAACATTTGAGAGTCCGTCATTAATAGATTTATAGATAGTCAAGCAGGCACGTCGCTTCAGCATCTGTAAGATCTCTCAAAAGCAAGGGCGAGAGCAAGAGTGGGCAGTTTGGAGGGGCGAGAGGACGGGGAGAAGTTTGCCTTGGGAGATGTGATGATATGCCAACAGTAATCGAGAATGGGTGAAGCAATGATTGGTCGAAAAAGCAAGAGGGATGGGAATATTCGAGCGGAAAGACAAAATGAGAAGCCGAGACGATCGTCCTTAAAGAGTTTCAGCTGATGACGACTATAGGGTCCAGGTCATGATTGTAGCACACCTGGCTCTATGTAACGACGCCACTGTCCTCGTAGAGGCTGGAAAGCACCTAAAGCTACAATGATTTCGTTGTCCTCGGTCGTTTGTGTTCAATCGAACTAGGAGCTCTGAGTGTAGACGATGTGACTTTGTaaactgaagaagaattcgAGAAGACTAAGCTGCTTGGGGCCGTTACATTTATTAATCTACTCTAAGGACTACTCCTTATATATCTTTTCAATTCTACGAGATGACAaatcttttccatcctttccctgAGTTCTTTCCCCGacctccctcttccctaACGCCTCCTCGCACGgtcctcctgctccttctctcgtcttcttcctctcctcagTTCTCCGAAACTACTTCCCCATCCTGCTTATtgctctcctccttctcatcctccttatTGTTCTCCTCGTTCCATTACATCACCCCCCGCCCTGTGGAAGCCTCGTCACGAGGCGTCATTGGTTTGAAGTTGCTTGAGAGCGGCGTCGGGGAGGTGGGTATTGGTGCGCAGGTAGGTATGGTGAGGGCATGTTCGATGCGAATGGAAGGAGTATGTCGACGAAGTCGGGGCAGGGGAATGGGTGGGAATGGAAGTGCCCTGGATAggcaggagagaaggatagTCCCagggtggcgaggaaaggagagaataCAGTCACGGAGGTCAATTTTCGCGCTGTGTGGTAGCAGGAAGTCGAGACCGAGGATGAGGTCGACTGATATGTTGtcaatgatgaagagggcaGTGGGGATGAGGATATGATATCCTTCTTTGGTTGGAAAGTGTATGTCGACAAGATGATAGCCTGCAGAGGAAGATTTACCGATGCCATTGAGCTGGAAGTTCGTAAAAGGGTGACGGGGGAGGTGAGGGAGATGTTTGTTGGCATGCTCTTGGCTAATGACAGAGAGCGAAGCACCGGTGTCGATGACGGCGCGATGGGTTATGGCGGATGGGTTGTCGCTGTTAAACTTGACGGTAGCATAAGCTGGTGTCTTGTTCAGATGGGTTCGGTGAAGTTGGAGCTGTGGGAGCGCATGGGTCGGTAAATGGGCAGAAGGACGCGGGAAGTTTGAATGGCAGAGGGTATGTATGGAGGGTTTCGGAGAGTTGAAGCGGTAACCATCTTTGTTTGCAATACTGTTGACCGAATTGGCAGGTGGTTTGTAGTTAGGAGAATTGGTGTTGGAAGGGGGGCGAGCccaagaagggaaggaatTTCGACCGTTGGAAGAGGTACTTGTGGCTGGGTTATTAGTCGTGGATGAAGGGCGACTGTTGTTgtattgttgttgttgttgcttcTTCAGTGTACATTGGTCGCTCCAATGGTAAGCGCCTCAGGTGAAGCAGGGTGTGGATGGTTTGTCGGGACGATTACCAGGTAGTAGAAAACGTGAAGACCGGGCGATCGAGGAGTTTGCAAAGGAGGTGTTCGAATGAGTGTTACATTGGGTACATGTGCGATCGACTGGGTGTCGATgggtggtggggaagagTTGGGGACGGAAGGGGGGTTCGATCTGGAGTACATGGAGCTGGAAGTCGCGAAGAGTCATGGTCGGGGTGACACCAGTCTGCAATTGGGCGCGAAAGGTGGCAGGGATGCCGCCGAGTATGTCTCGGATAAGGAGAGAGTCTTCTGTGTTGgcagggaagaggaattaCTGAAGGTACACTTTGTCTTTGTAGTAGTCGGCGAACTTCTCGTTTTGACCTAGATGGCGGCGGATGCACCTCTCTTTTAAGTCAGCGAGGCggtttggaaggaagaatcgGTCTTGGAGCTCTTTCGACCAGGCAGCCCAAGTGGTGAGGGAGGTGTGTTCTTTCTCGGAAAGGCGAGCATAGTAGTTCAATGAGTTACTacgaaggagagaagggaggaggcGAAGAATGTCAATGTCGGTGGCTTGGGAGCCACGTTTGATGCTGCTAATTTTCTGAACCCAGTCAACGatgtcatcgtcgtcgcgGCCATAGAATTTCGGGAGGTCGGAG
The Cryptococcus neoformans var. neoformans B-3501A chromosome 13, whole genome shotgun sequence DNA segment above includes these coding regions:
- a CDS encoding hypothetical protein (Match to ESTs gb|CF193778.1|CF193778, gb|CF189140.1|CF189140, gb|CF188296.1|CF188296; Similar to gi|37783433|gb|AAP41027.1| GSNO reductase [Cryptococcus neoformans var. grubii], FASTA scores: opt: 2578, E(): 8.4e-162, (97.389% identity (99.739% similar) in 383 aa overlap (1-383:1-383)); HMMPfam hit to ADH_zinc_N, Zinc-binding dehydrogenase, score: 467.7, E(): 1.2e-137) → MSTEGQVITCKAAIAWEAGKPLSIETVEVAPPKDGEVRIKILYTGLCHTDAYTLSGNDPEGAFPVILGHEGGGIVESVGEGVDNVKVGDHVVPLYTAECRECKFCKSGKTNLCGRVRTTQGKGVMPDGTTRFKCKGQDILHFMGCSTFAQYTVVSKFSVVAINPKAPLKTSCLLGCGITTGYGAATKSPGIEGSNVAIFGVGCVGLSVLQGAKAKGCKRIFAIDTNPKKKEWAVKFGATDFINPKDLPEGKTIVDYLIEETDGGLDFTFDATGNVGVMRNALEACHKGWGVCTIIGVAPAGAEISTRPFQLVTGRVWKGSAFGGVKGRTELPGIVEDYLAGKLWVNEFVTHNETLEGINKGFDDMHAGDCIRCVVDMGFNEAP